Proteins encoded by one window of Cannabis sativa cultivar Pink pepper isolate KNU-18-1 chromosome 4, ASM2916894v1, whole genome shotgun sequence:
- the LOC115715163 gene encoding protein neprosin, producing the protein MYWNMDMVGRGVDELSSLMTKSRNTCKFCTFDYRRRQHQCTQQTQKAPSKQTTPPKSSNMASSWCHHHQISPIPTLLLFFLPLLLLLGSVHSSSSSSSLQQANQTRLRPEQELLKMKFIKARLKNINKSPLKTIQSPDGDIIDCVLSHQQPAFDHPQLKGQKPLDPPDRPKTQKDHHFNDMESENENYQLWSLSGESCPEGTIPIRRTTEHDMLRASSVRRFGKKLRKHIRRDSGSNGHEHAVGYVSGEEYYGAKASINVWAPRVLSQYEFSLSQLWVISGSFGDDLNTIEAGWQVSPELYGDNYPRFFTYWTSDAYQATGCYNLLCSGFVQTNSKIAIGAAISPTSSYNGGQFDISLLIWKDPKHGNWWLEFGSGVLVGYWPSFLFSRLRDHASMVQFGGEVVNSRASGYHTGTQMGSGHFAGEGFGKASYFRNLQVVDWDNSLVPLSNLKVLADHPNCYDIQGGINNVWGNYFYYGGPGRNVRCP; encoded by the exons atgtaTTGGAATATGGATATGGTTGGAAGAGGTGTTGATGAATTATCTTCATTGATGAcaaaatctaggaatacatgcAAGTTTTGTACTTTTGATTACAGAAGAAGACAACACCAATGTACACAACAAACACAAAAAGCTCCAAGCAAACAAACAACACCACCAAAATCTTCAAACATGGCTTCAAGTTGGTGTCATCATCATCAAATCTCACCAATTCCAACTCTTCTATTATtctttcttcctcttcttcttcttcttggttcagtccattcttcttcttcttcttcttctttacaaCAAGCCAATCAGACTAGATTACGGCCAGAACAAGAGTTACTCAAAATGAAATTCATAAAGGCTCGTCTCAAAAATATCAACAAGTCTCCACTCAAGACAATTCag aGTCCAGATGGTGATATTATAGATTGTGTTTTGTCTCATCAACAACCAGCTTTTGACCATCCTCAGTTGAAAGGACAAAAGCCATTG GATCCACCAGATAGACCAAAAACTCAAAAAGATCATCATTTTAATGATATGGAGTCAGAAAATGAAAATTATCAGTTATGGAGTTTATCAGGAGAATCATGCCCAGAAGGAACAATTCCAATAAGAAGAACAACTGAGCATGATATGCTAAGAGCTAGCTCTGTTAGAAGATTTGGAAAGAAACTTAGAAAACATATTAGAAGAGATTCAGGCAGCAATGGCCACgag CATGCAGTTGGGTATGTGAGTGGAGAAGAATATTACGGGGCAAAAGCCAGCATAAATGTGTGGGCACCTCGAGTTTTAAGTCAATACGAATTCAGCTTATCACAATTGTGGGTCATTTCTGGTTCATTTGGTGATGATCTCAATACCATCGAAGCTGGTTGGCAG gTTAGTCCGGAGCTGTATGGGGACAACTATCCTAGATTTTTTACCTACTGGACG TCGGATGCATATCAAGCCACTGGATGCTATAATTTGCTATGTTCAGGCTTCGTTCAGACAAATAGTAAAATTGCTATTGGAGCTGCAATTTCTCCAACTTCATCTTACAATGGTGGACAATTTGATATTAGCTTATTGATTTGGAAg gatCCGAAGCATGGAAATTGGTGGCTTGAATTCGGGTCGGGTGTTCTTGTCGGGTACTGGCCATCATTTCTATTCAGTCGGCTAAGGGATCATGCAAGCATGGTACAATTTGGGGGTGAAGTGGTAAATTCAAGGGCTTCTGGTTATCACACAGGGACCCAAATGGGAAGTGGTCACTTTGCAGGAGAAGGCTTTGGAAAAGCCTCTTACTTTAGAAATTTACAAGTGGTTGATTGGGATAACAGCTTGGTACCTTTATCAAATCTCAAAGTCTTGGCTGATCATCCAAACTGTTATGACATACAAGGGGGTATTAATAATGTGTGGGGGAATTATTTTTACTATGGTGGACCTGGAAGAAATGTGAGGTGTCCCTAA